The Glycine soja cultivar W05 chromosome 4, ASM419377v2, whole genome shotgun sequence genomic sequence AACGGTtgaatccaaattaaatcttgaataaaaaaaattgtcttcgaCATAAGTTCCAAAATTCCCATTCCTCCTATTTGTCCTCCTTTCCTCAATCCATGTTGCATATATATTAACCATGTCCGAGCCTGCTTAAGCACGTAGGAAATAAGGAAGCACAAACACGTCAAAATATATTAACCATGTCCGTGTCGTCGGACACTGTGAACACTCCAAATtgcattttacatattttatttagaaattacAAATATCTTTcgtaagaaatatttttgtttgaattgaatatgattattatgaataataaaaaaattctaaatatttaatatattgacAAGACACAACTTAGATTTGAGATCACTAATTAAGCTgaaaaattcataaatcaatataaataataatgatatggTACTTagttatattataacatttcattatatttttaatggctcgctcattttttaaattataattgttaCAGGATATTGGTTAGTTAGATAGGTTATTAAGAATGTTTATTAAACTCTATAAATAGAGCTAAAATTTCCTCTTATTTGTATCttttattaatctttaattCAGTAGGATATTTTTAAGAATCCCAATCCTGTATATTCCTTGAGCTCTACAACATTGGGTCTCATCAATTAAGTGTGATTTGTATCTCTTTTCAAAGTTCTGACAATAAATCACACCTTTTCTCGTGACATGGActaatcatattattatttgctCCAAGAATTAGAAAAGGGGCCATGTGAAACATGTGATATATATAGCACCCCTTCAACAAGAATTAGAAAAGGGGCCATGTGAAACATGTGATATATAGCACCTCTTTAACAGCGAGTGGGATCCATCAGCAACTTCTTCCATCATTGAAGCtttgattttgtgagtttttttcATTAGACCTGATCGATTCATCAGTTTACTTATCGGATCATTCAGTtcagtttgatttttaaaatcatgaaaataacaGAGTTAAATTGAATCAGATTAAagttagaaaaagaaattaacatcCGAAATGAACTtgagagaaaaattataaattttactaacaaaattgaagtttaatttatttataaaaattgtataCATATTTAAGATAGAGCTATTTGAtaagtttaattcatttataattaatttgattaatttataaatttgtttattaggctttttatatatacaatacTCCCTCCGTTatcttttataagaaaaaaagttcaaattgttcaaattttttgttcttcaatataagttaaacttaaacttatttttgtcGATTATGTTTAAAATTAGGGGATTTGTGTTTAATATCAAGTTAAATGAAaggtaaatttaaaaaaaaatattttttaattaagaatgatacaatataaaataaattaactttctTGATAAGTgggaaatcaatatttttttttaagagaacgGAGAGTATTTCATAAGATTGGAATCTAGAACTTTTTCCAATCTATCTCAACCCTATTAGATCTCAACCCTATTAGGGGATGGGGGGATTGAGGTGGATGTGTGTGGGTGCAGCTTTTCGAAGTTAATAGATACACGTAATGGGgtgtgaaaattttatttttcatttaacattTGTATTgcacaaacaacattattgcATCCAACATTATTGAGGGGCTTGCTAGCTAGTTGCTGTGTTCACATTGAGAAGAGGCAACGAACAAAACTATTCCATGACGATGGTGTTATAACAAaagatgaaagtttgaaaaaaaaaaaaaaagaatttcaagtCCCACATTTCTCAGGATAAACACTTAAATATTGTTTCACTCCCCTACATATAGAGAactcatttcttcattttgCCTTACCGCAGTTGAGAaacatttcctcaacttttctttcttcctctcataTTTCAGCCGATACATTTCCgacaaacttctccctctttctttctgtcgctctaTAATTTCAGTTGGttataatagtgactttttaagtcatattttcgatTGGCTATAaaagtgacttttcaagtcatattttttggttggctattagagtgacttttttagtcatattttcggttggttataagagtgacttttctagtcatattttttgttggctattagagtgacttttcaagtcatattttcgggtggctttagagtgacttttcaagtcatacaagagggtgtaattctagaaaggtttcctcagtgcagtgggaatcttatacagtgatctgggctgttttatcctggggacttcgtggttgatagtctgcttgcacaattttttacAATGCCatgaaacgtcttaaagaaagcgacattgtccgcgactcaaccagtaattttttcggtttgccataaactattgttcCAATCTATATTTTTGGCACAATTTTTCGGTTTGATAAGTgggaaatcaatatttttttttaagagaacgGAGAGTTTTTCGTAAGATTGAAATCTAGAACTTTTTCCAATCTATCTTAACCCTATTAGGGGGTGGGGGGATTGAGGTGGATGTGTGTGGGTGCAGCTTTCCTAAGTTAATAGATAAACCCAATGGGGtgtgaaaaatttatttttcatttaacattTGTATTgcacaaacaacattattgcATCCAACATTATTGAGGGGCTTGCTAGCTAGCTGCGGCGTTCACATTGAGAAGAGACAACGAACAAAACTATTCCATGATGATGGctatgcctatatatatgttataGTGTCTGTGTCTCATTAGTCTTAGTGTGGTTAAAGAATGGCTTCTATACAATGGCCATATGAGCAACTTAAAACAGCTTTCTCTGTTTCTACTTTTCATCAATACCTTTTCCTCTTTCTTCTTGTTATTGTTGTGTTAAAGCTAACAAGAAGACCCAAAATCAAACCCAGTTTCAATCTGCCTCCCTCCCCAAGAAAGCTACCAATCATTGGCAATCTTCATCAACTAAGCAAATTGCCATACCATTCTCTTAGAACCCTCTCACAAAAGCATGGTTCTCTGATGTTGTTGCAGTTGGGGCAGACTCGAGCCTTGGTGGTTTCATCTCCAGACGCGGTCAGGGAAATCATGAAAACTCACGACATAACTTTCTCAAACCGACCCAAAACCACAGCAGCAAAAACCTTGCTGTATGGATGTAATGACATTGGTTTTGCATCCTATGGAGAAAGCTggaaacacaaaagaaaaatatgtgtcCTTGAGCTTCTGAGCCCCAAAAGGGTGCAGTCACTTAGTCTCATCAGAGAAGAAGAGGTTGCAGAATTGATTAACAAGATACGTGAAGCAAGCTTGAGTGATGCATCCTCCTCTGTGAATCTAAGTGAGTTGCTTATTGAAACAACAAACAACATCATCTGTAAATGTGCTCTTGGAAAGAAATACAGTACAGAAGATTGTCACAGCAGGATCAAAGAGCTTGCAAAGAGGGCGATGATTCAACTTGGAGTTGTCACTGTGGGGGATCGCTTTCCTTTCTTGGGTTGGGTTGATTTTCTAACTGGCCAAATTCAAGAATTCAAGGCTACTTTTGGAGCATTGGATGCCTTATTTGATCAGGTAATTGCGGAGCATAAGAAGATGCAGAGGGTATCTGATCTCTGCTCCACTGAGAAAGACTTTGTGGATATCCTCATCATGCCTGACTCTGAGCTCACCAAGGATGGCATCAAATCAATTCTATtggtttccctctttttctctccTGTagctttctttttcaaattcaatCGTTTTAGCTGACTTACTTGCAGACACAATAATTTGGTCACTCCAACTGGTAATTTGTATTGCTCTAGTCTCGAAAGTTTTTTTATGTCTATAAAAATTAGTCCTTAAAGGGGTGAAATTATTTACAAGTTGACAGTAAACTTGATAGTGCGTTGACACTTACAAGGACTAATTTATAGATGTGAGGGTCGGAACAATATATGTTGTTACTTTAgaccaaattatattttaatcctaaaaatatataaaaagcatCATTATAAGCCGTCTTTAAGGCTCATGATTAAAGATTGCTAACTTCAGGACAGTCTAATACAACACAGAATTTTTATATCCCAAACAAAAAGGTTGAGTTCGGAAttactattaatattatttttataatttcaggATATGTTTGTAGCAGGAAGTGAAACAACCGCATCAGCACTAGAATGGGCTATGGCAGAGCTCATGAAAAATCCaatgaaattgaagaaagcCCAGGATGAGGTGAGAAAATTTGTAGGGAATAAATCAAAAGTAGAGGAAAATGACATCAATCAAATGGACTACATGAAATGTGTAATCAAAGAAACTCTAAGGTTACATCCACCTGCTCCTCTCTTGGCTCCTAGAGAGACAGCATCTAGTGTGAAACTGGGAGGGTATGATATTCCAGCAAAAACACTGGTATATGTCAATGCATGGGCAATTCAGAGGGACCCTGAGTTTTGGGAAAGACCTGAAGAGTTCATTCCAGAGAGACATGATAACAGCCGGGTTCATTTTAATGGCCAAGACTTGCAATTTATTACATTTGGTTTTGGGAGAAGGGCATGCCCCGGAATGACGTTTGGGCTTGCTTCTGTTGAGTATATTCTGGCCAACCTTCTTTATTGGTTCAATTGGAAGCTGCCTGCAACTCACACATCTGGACAAGACATAGACATGAGTGAAACATATGGCCTAGTTACCTACAAGAAAGAGGCACTTCATCTTAAACCAATCCCCTTTTTCCTTTAAATCCATGgtttaatttactttaaagTGATCTATGTTATAAGGAGGGACGGATCCAAACAATAAATATCAGTGtgactaaaatataaaagaaattatagactaaaatatattgaaaataaaaaataatgtttaataaaatatttacaatgaaaATCGTCTACTAcccattttttgaaaatgaactaaaataatatcattGTTGATTATTTCAAGAATATCTCTTTCTATAAAAGTTACAAGACGATCATTTAACCATTGATCACCCATTTTGTTACATAGCTGACTCTTCAAAAACTTCATAGCTGAAAAAACACGTTTCATGCTTGCAGTTGCTACCGGTAAGACTAAAGCCAACTTCAGAAGCctataaactatatcaaatgtgTTACACTTTTTTGTTTCCACAAGAAAGTCCTTTTAACTTTGCAAATTTTGGATCACATCGaacatttttaacataattcTGAAGCTGATGTCGCACCACCACTTCCGGCACATCTACAAAATCATTTGGATAAAGTTCAACCATCCTCAACAATTTTTTCACATCAAAAGCTTCAAATGATGATGAGGGACTCAAACATGAAACACATTGTAAAAGTTTAGTATTATCTTCATCAAACCTAGCATTGAGCTCATGCAACTACAAATCTAAAacactaaataaataatcatgCTTATAATGATGCAAATTAGAAACACTAGAAGTGGTAGCATGTCGTCTAGGTTTCTTCCCTTGCACATACAATGCATCCAAATCAGGCACATCAATATCATGTTTATTGCAATTTTCCATAACCTTAGATATAAGTTCTTCCCATCCATCATTCCTCATTTCTTGTAATTCTTCTTTGGTGGCTTTGACAAGTGATAAAGCATTCAAAAGATCTTGATCACGCTTTTGTAGCGCTACACTTAAATCATTTGTAAATACTAAAATCTCAACCATTAGgtataacatgaaaataaaatcaaaggaCTGAAGCACATCTAGTAAAAGCATAGTTTCACCATATTTTTCAAATGACGTATCTTTCCCGACTTCTTCAAGTACCTCAATAATGGCACCATATATAGTCATCAAACTAGTGAAAGTCCTAAAGTGGGGACCCCAACGAGTGTCACCCACTTTAGTAATAGAcgattcttgatttaatctaCTACCAGTCTCTATCTGACCCTCTTCAATCAATTTAGCAAATTGAGATACTTGTTTGTCCCGAAGCAATTTTTGTCTCGTCCTTTTGAATCGTAGGAGCAGGCATAAAGTTATTATCCGGAGTACAACCTATTACATTAGTTATCTCTgggttatatatttatttcattaaaattttattttaatactatatgtttattattttgatatcaTAACTTAGTACTGATTTATAACTACGAACATGTagcctttgtaaaaaaaaaaaaaaacaaactaagaacgtgtaattataaaaaaaaaacattatttttaacattatattatttaacataagtaaatatttaatattttaaaaaaataataagtataaaaaattatcttaaaaattaaaacttatgatttttgttataattacaTGTTCTttaggttatttttttttatttatcaattagcataatagttaattttactaaatatttttaatttaataaactaacttaaaaagtttttagttaaaattataatttcaaaaattcTGGTGTGACTATAGACACACTCTGCCTCAACGTGGGTCCACCCTGGTCTTAGGTTAACAAGGAGGAAGTTGTTTAAgtttttgataataataaaaataaaaaaaaaacacaagtgaAAGGGTTTTGATGACCCTACCTTCAAATTTTCTTCTCCTTAATAGTGACATTTTCAATCTAAGGTCCGAAATTTCCATTCCTATTTTCCACACCTGTGACCATTGCATCAAAATTTAaagtcttaattaaaaaaatctacaaatgggtgatcactCGATCAGAATTATTCCTTACCATTTTCTTCCCCTTGATGATATGACTATATTTGTCTTCAACGTGGGTTCCAAAATTCCAATTTCTCCTATATTTCTTCTCGTCTTCAATCCATGTTATATTGTTGCTGCAATAGATACTTGTTGCTTAATCACCTAGGAAGTAAGGAAGCACAAACACCTCAAAATAATAACCAAGTCCGTGTTGGGCACTTTCAACACTCCAAACTGCATTctacattttgtttttattttttaaagctcAAACCGGCACAAATAGGTAATGTCACTGTAcatagataaattatattattatgttcCTAATAACTGccacatttttaaattttcaattttcacttcTATGATTTGTAtgctatattaatattaatttcgtactaaatttattattcatattATAGCTATCATAATTTTTCAGATTTACTGTATCGCTCAGTATACGTTATGTCCTAGGTGTCATATCCACCATACTTTCATGCCAAGAAACCTTGGTGTCCTCCACTATGCTGTCAGTACTGTCATCGACAAATAgcattaatatttaagaattatatttaagaacaaAATGATTGTGGTACCTAAAGATACATTAAACATCCTAAAGCCAAGGGTCCAACCCCTATATTCATCCTTTTTCCCAGCTCAGTATCAATTTGCAACCAAGAGAAGAATGGAGGTTACACAAAGGATTAGAGTTTTAATAATCACAACATAGAAGGCATCTCTAAAATTCTTGAAACAAATTTTAGCGTGGTAATGAATAACCTTCTTCAAGACATTGTGTTTTGATATCTTGCATTAGGCGTTGAAGAACAGTTGGGTTGCTCGTAACAATAGCATCAACATGTTCAAACAACATCTTTTGCATGGATTCTGCATCATCAACTGTCCAGGCATACACCTTTTTGTTCCTCCTGTTCACCACAATGCAAAATGtggtaaataataaatacaccACATGTTCATGCTAGAAGCTGCCAGATGCTAGAtgctttaataaaaaatactaccaGTGCAAAACTTTCATAAGCTTTTCATCAATCAGTGGATGATAGACACCAACAACCTCAGCACCTTTCATTCTCAACAAATTTGTCCTAGCTCCAGTAGAAGGATCCCTCATAACAATGTAGCCAACCTGCATCATCCCAGACTGAACTGAGTGGAAGTTGAAGTGGACATTAAAGCACGTAAAATTAACACATCTATAATACAATTCCAGGGCTTGCAGCTTCGTAATGATACAAACAACTTGTCATTAATAgatacaattataaaaaaaattaattaggcacAATTAAGGTAAAGACTTACAGTCAGTTAACATAAATGTTATTTCCACTTCCGTAACTATTCTCCAAACAAGAATAACCATTTTGATTACCACCAAAATGGGCCCAAATCATTATAACTCCTTTACTCTTCTCCAGTTCTTCTATATTCATGCAGCTAGTCATTTACTTGTGGATTAGACTAATACTTTTGGTTGTTCTAGACTCAGTTCGGACCACTTTCTCATGTCATTTGCTATTTAAGAGGTTTTGAGATGACTAAAGAAGGAATCTCTTTCAAAGTGTGCAATGTGCACTGTTATAAGGTGTTCATGGAAGTAATGCATGAATTTTTAAGGTTAGGTTTTTGGAGGTGCTCAGCTCATGGCTATTTTTAGAAAGGTTCCTTTGTTGGACATGTGGAAAGACTGTCGGGCTTTGCAGAGGTGTGCTATACCAGTTCAGTTGTCtgttaggttttattttttcaattctttGGTTCATCCTAGGAGGGTCTCTATTCTAATCCTCTCCATTctctaataatatttattcttttatccaaaaaaaagaaaggtagCTTCCTATGTATAGTAAAATTTTCCATTCTCTGAAAGAATCAAAACTAGTATACTTCAGTGCTGCAGCTGCAGCGAAACTATCACTATCAGAATGCATAGATGGCCTTGATGgctttgttttcacaataaagACTCAATGCATTGAATCAGCATGGATATCTGAGACCTGCCCTAGGCCTTTCCATGCTTTGTAGAAAGGGTTCTGTTATTTGCACACCACTTTTACACCAACTCTCAGAAGCATTATCTTATTAAGCATTAATTATCATTCAGTGTTTATAATAAATCGCTTGCAACGGCCAAAATTTCAATGCTTAAGTAACTAGGCGTATAAGTTAATACAGCCAAAAGCTGTACAATCTTTTGTTCCATGTTCCCCAGCCAATcaatttttaggaaaataaatcattttttctcttgccattttatattgaaatgaagcctaaaaaaaataatcaaagaaaAGCTATCATACAAGACAACAGAAGATTTTCATATGCCAAAATAGTGacatcaaaaaatgaaaaaggcaTGCAAACAAAACTATTTAAACTGCTTCTTACTGTAATTTCTGATGAGAGTTTAATTACATCCCTTGCTAAAATGTCACTTTTAGCCCATATGAGGCAGTTGCTGCACTCCGTCTTCTCCACCTGAAACAGATATATTGTTTTGACACATGGAAACTACATGgctgcaaaaagaaaaaaataaatattttgaagaaaaactaaGGACTTGCTACAGGACCAGGACAAATGTAATGGAGAGGGATGAGTCCTAACAGGATTAGGTTGATGGCAACAGGTTCACCAACATCTATCAGTTCAACCAATAAGACCAAAAGGGTGACCCAGTGCACAAGGCTCTCATCCAGAGGAGTCTGAGGATTTACCCCCAGGCTATTTCTAGGATTTAAACTCATGGCATCTAGGTCACAAAACACCAACCTTACCATTGTGCTTAGGTTCACCCTTATTTCACCAATAAGACCACctcattattttctttctttctctattttcaAGCCATAGAAGGCCCAGTATATTGAAGACCCACAGCAGTGTTGTTAAATGGCGGCGCCATGGAAGAATGGCATGGTGATTTTTTGCCAAACGCCATAGGCAATTTGAGGAGGGAGGCCCACAATGGCAGTGCCATAGGCCGCAATGGTGTGTTAATATGGAGGAATTTTGGCCTTCCACCATCCACCATTGATAACACTGACCCAAAGGAATATTTTAGAGATTGAAGTCATGGTAGTCTTGGACGACCGATGAGGAGACATTGTAGTTAGGACACTAAAGAAAGACAAGGAAGAAGGGAGAAAAGGTTTTGTCATGTGTGTTGCTCAATTAATGCATTCTGCTTTGCTTCCAATCCATGAAACAGGGGGGAGGGAATGTGATAGGCCCGTAATACAATCAAGGCCCTATCCTCACAACACAGGCCCAAACGTAACCTAAAGACCCCAACTAAATTCAAAGATTTTCAGATAAGAATGAAATAATTCTAGAGTATTCCATTATAGCTGTTGAGTGGTGGGAGACACTGTAATATTCCGTTGTGTACCTTGACTTTGAATTTCTGTATTTAACCATTCAAAGggttcataaataatataatggaTATTTTACTCTAATTAGTAGCCTAGTGTGGTCTATAGCTATATTCCTCGTCATTTTGTAGTCT encodes the following:
- the LOC114409325 gene encoding cytochrome P450 71A1-like, with the translated sequence MASIQWPYEQLKTAFSVSTFHQYLFLFLLVIVVLKLTRRPKIKPSFNLPPSPRKLPIIGNLHQLSKLPYHSLRTLSQKHGSLMLLQLGQTRALVVSSPDAVREIMKTHDITFSNRPKTTAAKTLLYGCNDIGFASYGESWKHKRKICVLELLSPKRVQSLSLIREEEVAELINKIREASLSDASSSVNLSELLIETTNNIICKCALGKKYSTEDCHSRIKELAKRAMIQLGVVTVGDRFPFLGWVDFLTGQIQEFKATFGALDALFDQVIAEHKKMQRVSDLCSTEKDFVDILIMPDSELTKDGIKSILLDMFVAGSETTASALEWAMAELMKNPMKLKKAQDEVRKFVGNKSKVEENDINQMDYMKCVIKETLRLHPPAPLLAPRETASSVKLGGYDIPAKTLVYVNAWAIQRDPEFWERPEEFIPERHDNSRVHFNGQDLQFITFGFGRRACPGMTFGLASVEYILANLLYWFNWKLPATHTSGQDIDMSETYGLVTYKKEALHLKPIPFFL